In a genomic window of Pontibacter liquoris:
- a CDS encoding T9SS type A sorting domain-containing protein codes for MKKILFFNAKLTMSFVFLLAFLFQGHPEAIAQKGTLPFRDDFDQDNLRKNWHAYNSWSVADGIALNQVQGTGGTLLTKAHFDAPSYVIETVAKGFTNSYWREFRLLFGQTSIKSDSAYVLSYTPNSGGRLTLGRATDNILYPEVLDEVAVHPDLEAGTWCKFKIARHKSGLIQVFLDNGHGYSPTPLLEAIDTTYPQLGHFGWREDTQTGSENFYVDWIGARLPFLDKPAIKEKPLSDDMITQVTASSGAAYKVAKLQTGVTMYTDRAYTITSVPANLKGASFVQTANDDKANAADAFLTMYLRKEAIVYIAYDPRGQQLPAWLAGWHKTGDTLGTTDPGSRYLEVYSKAVGYGQLYPEPFTLGGNLASPAAGAAMNYLVLAIEKPKTILLEAENALLSGAVVASNHQNYSGTGFVDFIHPTGDFIQWTATVDVPGAYTLGIRYTHNGEELSRPVSLTVDSAAVTTYPFGGTYSWENWATYNGPVIYLSKGTHTIRATAQGASGPNMDYLSLSYAAAAPPLPSVSDVLAVKTIRIPVGLQEKATMAYPNPFGESTTIAYELTEKMPVNLIVYNSQGQKVSVLVNEVQSIGKYNVTFKAGTLQNGLYIYQLKTGNKLQVGKLLKQ; via the coding sequence ATGAAAAAAATTCTATTCTTTAATGCAAAACTGACGATGAGTTTTGTCTTCTTATTAGCTTTCCTGTTTCAGGGCCACCCAGAGGCTATAGCCCAAAAGGGCACGTTGCCGTTCCGGGATGATTTTGACCAGGACAACCTCAGAAAGAACTGGCATGCCTATAATTCCTGGTCGGTAGCCGATGGCATTGCGCTGAACCAGGTGCAGGGCACCGGTGGAACACTACTCACCAAAGCGCATTTTGATGCCCCTTCCTATGTGATCGAAACCGTGGCGAAAGGGTTTACAAACAGCTACTGGCGGGAGTTCCGCCTTCTTTTTGGCCAGACAAGTATAAAGAGTGATAGTGCGTATGTGTTAAGCTACACGCCAAACTCCGGCGGGCGCCTGACGCTGGGGCGGGCAACAGACAATATCCTGTACCCGGAAGTATTGGATGAAGTGGCTGTTCATCCTGATCTGGAAGCCGGCACTTGGTGTAAATTTAAGATCGCCAGACATAAAAGCGGCCTGATCCAGGTCTTCCTCGATAACGGCCACGGGTATAGCCCGACGCCTCTGCTGGAGGCTATTGATACTACTTACCCGCAGCTAGGCCACTTTGGCTGGCGCGAAGATACACAAACAGGCTCCGAGAACTTTTACGTGGACTGGATCGGCGCCCGCCTGCCTTTCCTGGATAAACCGGCTATCAAAGAAAAGCCACTATCCGACGACATGATCACCCAGGTGACTGCCAGCAGCGGTGCCGCTTACAAGGTTGCTAAACTACAAACAGGAGTTACGATGTATACCGACCGTGCCTATACGATAACGTCGGTACCGGCTAACCTGAAGGGTGCTTCTTTTGTACAGACAGCCAATGACGACAAAGCCAATGCCGCAGACGCGTTTCTAACGATGTACCTTAGGAAAGAAGCCATTGTATACATTGCCTACGACCCGCGGGGGCAGCAGCTCCCGGCCTGGCTGGCGGGCTGGCATAAAACCGGCGATACGCTGGGCACCACAGACCCTGGCTCGCGCTACCTGGAAGTATACAGCAAGGCTGTCGGCTACGGGCAGCTATACCCTGAGCCCTTTACACTGGGCGGTAACCTGGCCAGCCCGGCCGCCGGTGCGGCCATGAATTACCTGGTGCTGGCCATCGAAAAACCAAAAACTATCCTACTCGAGGCAGAAAATGCCCTGTTAAGCGGTGCCGTGGTGGCCAGTAACCATCAGAACTACAGCGGAACCGGGTTTGTCGATTTTATCCATCCAACGGGTGATTTTATTCAATGGACCGCCACGGTCGATGTGCCGGGCGCTTATACCTTAGGTATCCGGTATACGCATAACGGGGAGGAGCTTAGCCGGCCGGTTTCGCTTACCGTAGATAGTGCGGCCGTTACAACCTATCCGTTCGGAGGGACCTACAGCTGGGAGAACTGGGCCACGTACAACGGCCCTGTCATTTACCTCAGCAAGGGCACACATACCATCCGGGCAACTGCCCAGGGTGCCAGCGGCCCCAACATGGATTACCTCAGCCTGAGCTATGCTGCTGCTGCCCCGCCACTACCCTCAGTTTCAGACGTGCTGGCCGTAAAAACGATCCGGATCCCGGTGGGGCTCCAGGAAAAAGCGACCATGGCCTATCCGAATCCTTTCGGGGAGAGCACCACCATCGCCTATGAGCTAACAGAGAAAATGCCGGTTAACTTAATTGTATATAACAGCCAGGGCCAGAAAGTAAGCGTGCTGGTAAACGAGGTACAAAGTATAGGCAAGTATAATGTTACGTTTAAAGCCGGTACGCTTCAGAACGGGCTATACATCTATCAGCTAAAAACAGGAAACAAGCTGCAGGTAGGCAAGCTGCTCAAACAGTAA
- a CDS encoding kelch repeat-containing protein codes for MSKYFYPILSKSYFYRFKRILLSFFFIGIFLQLYAAAEKMRPTGTAADDTFAEISASKKPASATDFSGIVWQTAAGQPYAVSEAQGEVVKGKLYSFGGFDSQKSGFTPTNRAYVYDPATDKWTALAPMPPMNGTRYGGVTHAGFATDGTDIYFAGGYTANAAGTGQIFGTKEVWSYRVAQNKYERLPDLPITIAAGQLEYENGKLHHISGTNTARTQDMGDHYVLDLKNTGAGWKTLAPLPQPRQHAGSAVLDGKIYFIGGQTGHDEKLVTRKLVHRYDPATNTWTQVADLPAPAGTNGRGHISSSVVVADNRLVVLGGETSHSKQTNMVSAYSPATNQWENLTPLPENRFSGVAGYIGQTFYYTGGSKTSTTFKGMADTPINPTGQQATGYLVVENQDKFPAPDHLAFSLVQVPWHRPNTPLNENHNKVKLKISNKGTAPLTVNSLVISNTSTWRISKMNDTDYTPSAFPRTLAANASVMLTLEFIARDQGERVKILHETLTIASDDQLEPAKKVYLHGLWQREGEDVHEPWVQEIINAFGFQTATGYHHDDNGIKGEGIVPNSDEVLSSFFVRVDPSRPVEVIQMSAYHGCCNDRENFEWYPKGGTPVSLFTHSNLDGQSILPRNQSNLSKLAQGTFSPNGAFGFRVGTAYSDRTRNSKGKIGMRIWKAIDAAGNLIPNAYIVGGDYLGNDYTNYDYQDNVYFVRNVRPENGTANVSELVPTPSAVYFEPTWAGANKQFTVSLKNEGKTYEDGSSDPAITIRSIELVGPDIKEFTMEKPGATQLAVQAAVSLKVAFRPASRGIKNAALLVHHSSSDAPLRIPLYGIANDKQFVVTPLKRIKGGSDTNIVIDGEEWETDKNYRRGSIKLDAQVVKTPVAATDKDVLYQTYLSAAAELGVTSYKIPIENGNYMVRMHFVENYWSAEAARIFNVTMENALRLANFDIYKEVGYRTALVKDFNVAVADGNLDIVFNPTMNRVALAGLEIFTDSANVTGVPEEVEEEKRQVQVFPNPTQGKEVQVLIQHFNPQEEATIILHDVLGRIIYTKKAVTSETGNASAVLGIAPSEKGLYLVTVEAPSGKAQCKLLVQ; via the coding sequence ATGAGCAAATACTTCTACCCTATCCTCTCTAAATCATACTTCTACCGTTTCAAACGCATCCTGCTGAGCTTCTTTTTCATCGGGATTTTTTTGCAGCTGTATGCCGCGGCAGAAAAGATGCGGCCTACCGGGACGGCCGCAGATGACACGTTTGCAGAAATCAGCGCAAGCAAAAAACCGGCTTCTGCTACCGACTTCTCTGGAATAGTATGGCAAACAGCCGCCGGGCAGCCCTATGCTGTAAGCGAAGCACAGGGCGAGGTGGTCAAGGGCAAGCTCTACAGCTTTGGGGGCTTCGATAGCCAGAAATCCGGCTTTACCCCCACGAACCGGGCGTATGTATATGATCCGGCTACAGACAAGTGGACGGCCTTGGCTCCCATGCCGCCCATGAACGGCACCCGGTATGGCGGAGTGACACATGCCGGCTTTGCCACCGATGGCACAGACATTTACTTTGCCGGCGGCTATACCGCCAACGCAGCCGGCACCGGCCAGATCTTTGGCACCAAAGAAGTATGGAGCTACCGCGTAGCCCAGAACAAGTATGAGCGCCTGCCGGACCTGCCCATTACGATCGCAGCGGGGCAGCTGGAATATGAGAACGGCAAGCTCCACCACATCAGCGGCACGAACACGGCCCGCACCCAGGATATGGGCGACCATTATGTATTAGACCTGAAAAACACGGGTGCCGGCTGGAAAACTCTCGCTCCGCTCCCGCAGCCGCGGCAGCATGCCGGCTCGGCCGTGCTCGATGGCAAGATCTACTTTATCGGTGGCCAGACCGGACACGATGAAAAGCTGGTTACCCGCAAGCTTGTGCACCGGTATGATCCGGCAACAAATACCTGGACCCAGGTGGCCGACTTGCCCGCGCCCGCTGGCACCAATGGCCGCGGCCATATTTCCTCCTCTGTGGTGGTAGCCGATAACCGCCTGGTGGTGCTGGGGGGCGAGACCAGCCATAGCAAGCAGACCAATATGGTTTCGGCGTATTCGCCGGCAACCAATCAATGGGAAAACCTGACGCCTTTGCCGGAAAACCGCTTCTCGGGTGTAGCCGGGTATATAGGCCAGACCTTTTACTATACCGGCGGCTCCAAAACCAGCACAACCTTTAAAGGGATGGCCGATACGCCTATCAATCCGACCGGGCAGCAGGCCACTGGATATTTGGTGGTAGAGAACCAAGACAAATTTCCGGCACCCGACCACCTGGCATTTTCGCTGGTGCAGGTGCCCTGGCACCGACCTAATACACCGCTTAACGAAAATCACAACAAGGTAAAGCTCAAGATCAGCAACAAAGGTACTGCCCCGCTCACCGTTAACAGCCTGGTCATATCCAATACCAGCACCTGGCGGATCAGCAAGATGAACGACACCGATTATACTCCGTCTGCATTCCCCCGCACCCTTGCGGCCAATGCCTCTGTTATGCTCACGCTCGAGTTTATTGCCCGCGACCAGGGAGAACGGGTGAAAATCCTCCACGAAACGCTGACCATTGCATCGGACGACCAGCTGGAACCTGCTAAAAAGGTTTACCTGCACGGGTTGTGGCAGCGCGAAGGGGAAGATGTGCACGAACCCTGGGTGCAGGAGATCATCAATGCGTTCGGGTTTCAGACTGCCACCGGCTACCACCACGACGACAATGGCATCAAGGGTGAAGGGATTGTGCCCAATTCGGATGAGGTGTTGTCGTCCTTTTTCGTGCGGGTGGACCCCAGCAGACCGGTGGAAGTGATCCAGATGAGCGCCTATCATGGCTGCTGCAATGACCGGGAAAATTTTGAGTGGTATCCGAAAGGTGGCACGCCCGTATCGCTGTTCACGCACTCCAACCTGGATGGTCAGTCGATCCTTCCGCGTAACCAGAGCAACCTTTCCAAGCTGGCGCAGGGCACGTTCAGTCCTAATGGGGCATTTGGCTTCAGGGTAGGCACCGCTTATTCCGACAGAACCCGGAACTCGAAAGGAAAAATAGGCATGCGCATCTGGAAAGCCATCGATGCGGCCGGCAACCTTATCCCGAATGCCTACATTGTGGGCGGCGATTACCTGGGCAACGATTATACGAATTACGACTACCAGGACAACGTGTATTTTGTGCGCAACGTCAGGCCCGAAAACGGCACGGCCAATGTTTCGGAGCTTGTACCCACACCCTCGGCCGTATACTTTGAGCCTACCTGGGCCGGGGCCAATAAACAGTTTACAGTGAGCCTGAAGAACGAAGGTAAAACCTATGAGGATGGCAGCAGCGACCCCGCCATCACGATCAGAAGTATAGAGTTGGTGGGCCCTGATATCAAAGAATTTACGATGGAAAAACCCGGCGCCACCCAACTGGCGGTACAGGCTGCTGTCAGTTTAAAAGTGGCGTTCCGGCCGGCCTCCCGCGGCATTAAAAACGCCGCCCTGCTGGTGCACCATAGCAGTTCGGATGCGCCGCTCCGTATTCCGCTTTATGGCATTGCCAACGATAAGCAGTTTGTCGTAACTCCCTTAAAGCGCATTAAAGGCGGATCGGATACCAACATCGTGATAGATGGGGAAGAATGGGAAACAGATAAGAACTACCGCCGCGGCTCTATTAAACTGGATGCACAGGTGGTGAAAACGCCGGTGGCTGCTACGGATAAAGACGTGCTTTACCAGACCTACCTCTCGGCTGCCGCCGAACTGGGCGTAACCAGCTATAAGATCCCGATCGAGAATGGCAATTACATGGTGCGCATGCACTTTGTGGAGAACTACTGGTCTGCCGAGGCCGCCAGGATCTTCAACGTCACCATGGAAAATGCCTTGCGCCTGGCCAACTTTGATATCTACAAGGAAGTAGGCTACAGAACGGCCCTGGTGAAAGACTTTAACGTGGCGGTAGCGGATGGAAACCTGGATATTGTATTTAACCCGACCATGAACAGGGTGGCGCTGGCCGGCCTCGAGATCTTTACCGACAGTGCCAATGTAACCGGCGTGCCAGAAGAAGTGGAGGAAGAAAAAAGGCAGGTACAGGTGTTCCCGAACCCAACACAGGGAAAAGAAGTGCAGGTGCTAATCCAACATTTTAATCCGCAGGAAGAGGCAACCATTATCCTGCACGATGTACTGGGCCGCATCATCTACACCAAAAAAGCCGTTACTTCAGAGACAGGTAATGCTTCTGCTGTGCTGGGCATTGCCCCTTCAGAAAAAGGCCTCTACCTTGTCACCGTAGAGGCACCCTCCGGTAAAGCCCAGTGCAAGCTGCTGGTCCAATAA
- a CDS encoding SBBP repeat-containing protein, which produces MNKTILLATFQLLLCLVCTRAFAQQPTLAWAQRYNGVDSTSDDAVAIAVDAEGNSYVTGNSAHNAATTVKYSPAGEQLWVAQFAQLGGFVNGIVVDNKGGVYVTGYSYGDDYDVHYATIRYDAATGKQTWAQKYNWPGGDFDVPKALAVDTKGGVYVTGFSKNGDTYDFATIRYEAATGKESWTQRYDGSKGGYDVAWAIAVDNAGGVYVTGSSDSTSTDLVTIRYDAATGQQTWTRRYNSPGDGSDGGIAVATDNKGNVYVTGDSEGHFATIRYNAKTGKQVWVKRYNEGDNSNETPRAIAVDHAGDIYVTGYSYGKTPLDYVTVRYTATGKESWTQRYDGPDSGTGDDVAVALALDNAGGVYVTGYSGNGTYYPCDDDSCTTPTFATVRYEAATGTQTWVQRYEGPQYDIGEDNYAWALAVDKAGSVYVAGSGFTKSSSYDYVTIRYAAISGEEIWTRRYKGVENSNDDAIAVAVDTEGNSYVTGTSSNRAVTIKYSPAGERLWVAQFGGQASAIALDNKGGIYVAGNSYSQATDDDYMTVRYDAASGEQVWASRYNGLDNDDDQVIAITVDNAGGVYVTGTSDYGYATIRYDAATGGQSWISRQEGHYGAGSQRDAIATAIAVDATGGVYVTGFSLNPAEEDPPSFLTVRYAAASGDMIWARRSPFGETTAIALDNQGGVYVTGSEIVYDFENNAPVANYYRTIRYDAATGEPTWDSRYKEGSQARAIVVDNAGGVYVAGYSATIRYDVATGKQIWASPFNGKANSYGAADVDVAMGIDKQGGIYVAGTRLGEDNSRIFNTVKYAAADGAPLWQMQTAGPQDAAVDMALDSEANVFVTGYSYSSDTGNDFLTIKYSQEEECPVLAATTISGYTTVSSGHSHTCYTITAPGATSFNWEITAPDGSAYTSFSGQGTSGIKVNWPDSPEVYKVSIAYAAGPSCSATTATKYVSVYDPKAGFVTGGGWSDSPTNKDYALMQEKGKAYWAFGARYKENKPGSSSASAPVEGTLLLVLESGYVFRATSMAEGSLVIAGERAYFTGAGTLTRRGAAGLETDKRNFAFLVSATDGQLKKPGENDKLRLQIRTIEQDGSPVVVVYDNQLGCGLPALDDHAEACQLIEKGAIVIHHQGIRSLSDLFATAAQPERDIQGLQVYPSLVSDKATVSFSLQAAGEYTLELYDRKGALVRKIASGTAQTGKSYEEALSVESMAKGLYLLRLTCGSSVQSAKLVVQR; this is translated from the coding sequence ATGAACAAAACTATACTTCTTGCCACTTTCCAATTATTACTGTGCCTGGTTTGCACTCGCGCTTTCGCCCAGCAGCCCACGCTGGCGTGGGCACAGCGTTACAACGGGGTTGATAGTACGAGTGATGATGCTGTCGCGATTGCCGTGGATGCAGAGGGTAACTCTTATGTAACAGGCAACAGTGCGCATAATGCTGCCACTACCGTTAAATACTCTCCTGCCGGGGAGCAGCTCTGGGTGGCGCAGTTTGCCCAGCTGGGGGGATTCGTCAACGGCATTGTGGTCGATAACAAGGGCGGTGTTTATGTAACAGGCTATAGTTACGGGGATGACTATGATGTTCATTACGCTACCATCCGCTACGATGCTGCCACCGGCAAACAGACGTGGGCCCAGAAGTATAACTGGCCCGGAGGCGATTTTGATGTTCCAAAGGCTCTTGCGGTTGATACCAAAGGGGGCGTATACGTAACAGGCTTCAGTAAAAACGGAGATACCTATGACTTTGCCACGATCCGTTACGAGGCCGCCACCGGCAAAGAAAGCTGGACGCAGCGTTATGACGGATCCAAGGGCGGGTATGATGTGGCCTGGGCCATCGCTGTGGACAATGCCGGTGGAGTATACGTTACGGGCTCCAGCGACAGCACCTCCACGGATCTCGTTACCATTCGCTACGATGCAGCCACCGGCCAGCAAACCTGGACCCGCCGATACAACAGCCCCGGGGATGGCTCCGACGGGGGCATTGCTGTTGCCACCGATAACAAAGGAAACGTGTATGTTACCGGAGACAGCGAGGGCCACTTCGCTACGATCCGCTACAACGCCAAAACCGGTAAGCAGGTATGGGTAAAGCGGTATAATGAAGGGGATAATAGCAATGAAACACCCCGAGCCATCGCTGTTGACCATGCAGGTGACATCTACGTGACCGGCTACAGTTACGGAAAAACGCCGCTCGACTACGTTACCGTCCGCTACACCGCCACTGGGAAGGAAAGCTGGACACAGCGCTACGACGGTCCCGATAGCGGCACTGGCGATGACGTTGCCGTAGCCCTAGCCCTAGACAATGCAGGGGGTGTTTACGTGACCGGCTACAGCGGCAATGGCACCTATTATCCCTGTGATGACGACAGCTGCACCACCCCTACTTTCGCCACCGTTCGCTACGAGGCCGCCACCGGCACGCAAACGTGGGTGCAGCGGTACGAAGGGCCACAATATGATATCGGAGAAGACAATTATGCCTGGGCCCTTGCCGTCGATAAGGCGGGGAGCGTGTATGTGGCAGGTTCAGGTTTTACAAAGAGTAGCTCCTACGATTACGTCACCATCCGCTATGCCGCCATTTCCGGCGAGGAGATCTGGACCCGGCGCTACAAGGGGGTTGAAAATTCAAATGATGATGCGATCGCTGTGGCGGTAGATACGGAAGGCAACAGCTACGTGACCGGCACCAGCTCGAACCGCGCAGTCACCATCAAGTACTCTCCTGCCGGGGAGCGGCTCTGGGTGGCGCAGTTTGGCGGGCAGGCCAGTGCGATTGCCCTTGATAATAAAGGCGGCATCTACGTTGCCGGCAACAGCTACTCCCAGGCCACAGATGACGATTACATGACCGTTCGCTACGATGCCGCCTCCGGCGAGCAGGTATGGGCCAGCCGCTACAATGGGCTTGACAACGATGATGATCAGGTTATCGCCATTACTGTCGACAATGCCGGTGGCGTCTACGTCACGGGCACGAGCGACTATGGCTACGCCACCATCCGTTACGATGCTGCCACGGGCGGGCAAAGCTGGATCAGCCGACAGGAAGGGCACTACGGTGCGGGAAGTCAGCGCGATGCCATCGCCACCGCTATTGCAGTAGACGCCACCGGCGGCGTCTACGTTACGGGCTTCAGCCTTAATCCTGCAGAAGAAGATCCTCCCAGCTTCCTCACTGTCCGCTACGCCGCTGCCTCCGGGGATATGATCTGGGCCCGGCGTTCTCCCTTTGGAGAGACCACAGCCATTGCCCTCGACAACCAGGGCGGTGTTTATGTCACCGGCTCAGAGATCGTGTATGACTTCGAAAATAATGCCCCCGTTGCTAATTACTACCGCACCATCCGCTACGATGCCGCTACAGGAGAGCCGACCTGGGACAGCCGCTACAAAGAAGGAAGTCAGGCTAGGGCCATTGTTGTAGACAATGCCGGCGGCGTCTACGTCGCCGGCTATAGCGCTACTATCCGCTACGATGTGGCCACAGGCAAGCAGATCTGGGCAAGTCCTTTTAACGGAAAGGCGAACAGCTATGGCGCAGCTGATGTAGACGTCGCAATGGGCATTGACAAACAAGGCGGCATCTATGTCGCCGGCACACGATTGGGAGAAGATAACAGCAGGATTTTTAACACGGTTAAATACGCAGCCGCTGATGGGGCGCCGCTCTGGCAGATGCAGACAGCGGGGCCGCAGGACGCGGCTGTAGACATGGCCCTGGACAGCGAAGCGAATGTCTTTGTCACCGGCTACAGTTACAGTTCTGACACTGGCAATGACTTTCTAACCATCAAGTATAGCCAGGAGGAAGAGTGTCCTGTGCTGGCCGCAACTACTATCTCCGGCTATACGACGGTCTCCTCCGGCCATTCGCATACTTGCTATACTATCACAGCCCCGGGTGCCACCAGCTTCAACTGGGAGATCACCGCTCCCGACGGCTCGGCTTATACTTCCTTCTCCGGCCAAGGCACCAGCGGGATCAAGGTGAACTGGCCCGACTCACCCGAAGTCTACAAAGTGAGCATCGCTTACGCGGCCGGGCCCTCCTGCTCTGCTACTACTGCCACAAAGTATGTCTCTGTTTATGATCCGAAAGCCGGCTTTGTGACCGGCGGAGGCTGGTCTGACTCGCCCACCAACAAGGACTATGCGCTCATGCAGGAAAAGGGCAAAGCCTACTGGGCTTTCGGTGCCAGGTATAAGGAGAACAAGCCGGGCAGCAGCAGCGCTAGCGCGCCGGTGGAGGGCACCCTGCTGCTGGTGCTCGAGAGCGGCTACGTCTTCCGCGCCACCAGCATGGCAGAAGGCTCGCTGGTGATAGCGGGCGAGCGAGCTTACTTCACCGGCGCCGGCACCCTGACACGCCGGGGTGCCGCCGGCCTGGAAACGGATAAGCGGAATTTCGCCTTCCTGGTCTCGGCTACGGACGGACAATTAAAAAAACCAGGGGAAAACGATAAGCTCAGGCTCCAGATCCGGACGATCGAGCAGGACGGAAGCCCCGTAGTAGTAGTGTATGACAACCAGCTGGGCTGCGGCCTGCCTGCTTTGGACGACCATGCCGAAGCCTGCCAGCTAATCGAAAAAGGGGCCATCGTTATCCACCACCAGGGTATCAGAAGCCTGAGCGACCTGTTTGCTACGGCTGCACAACCCGAGCGGGATATACAAGGGCTGCAGGTATACCCCAGCCTGGTCTCCGACAAAGCCACTGTAAGCTTCTCGTTGCAGGCAGCCGGGGAGTATACCCTGGAGCTCTATGACAGAAAGGGAGCCCTAGTTCGAAAGATTGCCTCTGGCACGGCTCAGACAGGCAAAAGCTATGAAGAGGCGCTATCTGTGGAAAGTATGGCAAAAGGGTTATACCTCCTACGACTGACCTGCGGCTCATCCGTACAGTCTGCCAAACTCGTGGTGCAGCGGTAG